DNA sequence from the Elusimicrobiota bacterium genome:
ATGAACCCGAATCGATTGCAAAAACTGGCCGAAGAGCACGGAACGCCGCTGTTCGTGGTTGACCACGAAGAGATCCGGCGCAACTACGCCGAGTTCAAGAAATATCTGCCGCGGGTGCAGCCCTATTACGCGGTCAAGGCCAACCCCGACCCCGCCATCGTCAAGACGCTTTACGACGCGGGGGCCAGCTTCGACGTGGCCTCAATGCCGGAATTCGATATCGTCCACAAGAACATCCAGCATATGCCGCCGAAGCAGCGTCAGGAATGGATATGGGACAAGATCATTTACGCCAACCCCATCAAGGCCATTGAGGCCCTGACACAGCTCGACACCTACAAACCGCTGGTAACCTACGATAATTTGGAGGAAATAAAAAAGCTGAAAGAATACGCCCCCAACGCGGGCCTCGCCCTGCGCCTTAAAGTCCCCAATACCGGCGCCATGGTGGAGCTTTCCTCCAAGTTCGGCGCGGATCCGGGGGAAGCGGTGAACCTTATTTTAGCCGCCGGCCGGGCAGGTTTCACCGTTGAGGGCTTAAGTTTCCACGTCGGCAGCCAGACGACCAACTTTGAAAACTACGTCCAGGCGATAAATCTCGCCGCTAACATTTTTAAAGACGTGCGGGCCCGCGGTTACACAAAGATGAACCTTCTGGATATCGGCGGCGGCTTCCCCGCGCCGTATGATGAATCCGTCAAATCCTTCCGCGTTCTGGCCAAAAGGATCAATACCGAGCTGAACCGGCTTTTCCCGAAGGAAATAGAGATCCTGGCCGAGCCGGGGAGATTCATGATCGCGACAGCCGCGACTTCTATAGTCAAGATCAACGGCAAGGCGGTGCGCGATGGCAAGCTCTGTTACTATGTCAACGACGGCGTCTACCACACCTACTCCGGCATTATTTTTGACCATTGTCATTATCATATGAAGGCGTTCCGTAAAGGTCCGGAGCAGGTTTGCGCCGTCTTCGGTCCGACCTGCGATGCGCTTGACGTGATTTCAATGTCGGAAAATCTCCCCACGGACCTTGAGCTCGGAGAGCTTCTCTACAGCGAGAATATCGGAGCGTACAGCCACGCGTCATCCACATACTTCAACGGTTTCCCTCCCGCGAAGGTGGTACATGTGAACCAGTTCCAGACAAACCGGAAAAACCACAAGACCGCGGGCGCGGCGACGTCCCGCTGACGCCCGCGACCCGGCCGGCCGGTAAAGCGGGCCAATCCAGGTTTTTTATCCGCCCCCCGGAGAACCGGCGGGGCGGTGCGCTTTTCGGAAATGCCGCCGCGCTGATTTTCCGGCATTTTTTACTATAATAATAAACATGGCAATAATGGTCCCCAAAGCGATATTTCTGACAAAAGGTATAGGGCGCCACAAAGAGAAACTC
Encoded proteins:
- a CDS encoding type III PLP-dependent enzyme, with protein sequence MNPNRLQKLAEEHGTPLFVVDHEEIRRNYAEFKKYLPRVQPYYAVKANPDPAIVKTLYDAGASFDVASMPEFDIVHKNIQHMPPKQRQEWIWDKIIYANPIKAIEALTQLDTYKPLVTYDNLEEIKKLKEYAPNAGLALRLKVPNTGAMVELSSKFGADPGEAVNLILAAGRAGFTVEGLSFHVGSQTTNFENYVQAINLAANIFKDVRARGYTKMNLLDIGGGFPAPYDESVKSFRVLAKRINTELNRLFPKEIEILAEPGRFMIATAATSIVKINGKAVRDGKLCYYVNDGVYHTYSGIIFDHCHYHMKAFRKGPEQVCAVFGPTCDALDVISMSENLPTDLELGELLYSENIGAYSHASSTYFNGFPPAKVVHVNQFQTNRKNHKTAGAATSR